GGTAAAGGTCATCAGCGCAACTATTTTGACTGAACAGATCAAGGAGCGGGCAAAAGCGAGGTCTCTTACCATAGGGGAGTACCTCTCATCAGTCTACCTCTACAGTCTGCAGCAACTGCAAATTGAAGAGATTCCTAGTCAGAAACAGCGCAAGCCTATACGACTTTCTGTCCCCATGAATCTGAGAAGAATATTCGGCTATGATACGATGAGGAATTTTACCCTGTTTGCCGTCGTCGGTATCGAGCCAGCATTAGGTTTCTATGAGTTTGATGAGATTGCCACGGAAGTCCATTTGCAGATGGTCCAGGCGCAGTCGAAAAAGCGGTTGTTGAGCCAGATCAAGCGAAATGTATCCGGGGAAAGAATCCCCATAATTCGTTTTGCTCCTACTGCTTTGAAAAACCCTCTATTCAAGCTACTCTCGGATTTTCTTGGCGATGACCAGTACAGTGGAGTAATCTCAAATCTTGGATATGTTGCGTTGCCTTCTCAATTGGAGAATCAGGTGGTGCGTTGCGACTTCCATCTGAGCCCCGGGTTGCTGAACAAGATAAGCTTGTCGGTCATCGGCTATCTCGATAGGATTGTCGTGAATTTTAATAGTTTCTATGCAACAGACACCTCCTTGGAGCGGCTCTTCTGTACCTTCTTGGTAGAAGATGGTATCCAAGTCGAAATTGCAACCAACAGGGAAGATACGAGGTAAATACAGCCATGGCATATTGCGTACATTGTGGAGTTAAATTATCCAGCGGGGCAAAGACTTGCCCTTTATGTGGGACAGAGGTCCTTCTTCCCCCAGGAATGGAGGAGTCGTCCAGCGAACCTCTCTTTGCAGAGAAATTACCCCCAGACGGAACTCGTGGTATCACCAAGGCAAGAAAAGGTTTGGTTGAATTAATTGTGGCCTTGTTTGTGGTCAGCGAGATCACCGTTGGTCTCTCCCTCTTCTTTTCTGGAGCCTTGTCGTATGCTTACATTCCCCTGTTCTGTATAGCCATGGCTGCCATAAGCCTTGTTGCTGTTGTATTGGCAAAACCCCGCTATGTCAATCATGCAAGTTGGCAAAGCTTGATTGCTGCGATCTTGCTTCTTGGGCTTGATGGGTATGATCTCACGTGGGCTTGGTCACTCGTTGCAGCTGGTGGTATTGCAATGTTCTGGATGTATGGGGTGTTTCCTTGGACCAGATGGGCAAAGAAGCATCTGAAGGGGAGTGTAGCACTAAGTGTATTGACCACTCTCTTCTATGTAGCGCTTATTAACGTGGTCGTCTCTGGTTCCTTTACTTGGTTCCTTCCAGTAGCCATTCCAACTCTCCTTGCTCTTTTGCTTGGATCCTCTCTGTTTCTTTTCTGGTTTGCCAATAGAAAGGGAAACAGGATTCCCATTGCAGATATTGTGCTCGGGTCAATGGTAGTTCTATTCATTTCCAGTGCAGTCTTTGATGGTGCTCTAACCCGCTACCAAACAGGTGCTGTCTATCTTCGTTGGGCAAGCAGTCTTTTGGTATCGGCAATAGTTATCCTGTTGTTCATGGTTGCCGTCTCTCTATCCCTGCGCCTCAGGAGATATTTCACCAGTCATAATAGACATGACTAAGTAAAGTCTGCAAACTGTCCTTGTGTGGCTGATACGAGGTCTTCTGGTTTGATTTTCAGCTGCAGGCCACGCATATCTGCACTCACATGGATATACGGTTCTGTCTGGGCGACTTCCTCGATGAATGTAGGGAATTGCCTTTTCATCCCCAAGGGGCTGCAACCTCCACGGATATACCCTGTGACAGACTGCAACCGATCAAGCTTCAATAGCTCTATATCCTTGCTACCCGTCAATGCTCTCACTTTCTTCAGGCTGACAGAGAAGTCTGCAGGAAGGCAGAATACAAATATCTGCTTCTCACTATCCTCTAGCACGATTGTCTTGAAAACCTGTGAAGGTTCCAAACCTGCAACCTCACTCGCATGCACTGCATCCAGGTGCTCTTCATCCCACGTGTACTCCACTACCTCATAGGGAATGGCTTGTGCCTCCAGGATTCGCATCGCATTGGTCTTTTTCATGGAAGTATGGTACTTGTTTGTAAGCAGGTATGCAAGCAAGGGGAAGGGGACCCGAAGGTCCCCTCTTAATGATGGATTGATCTAGGTGCTTATTTGTCGTCTATGGCAAACGACGTTCCCAAGGCAGAAGGAGAGGCAAATGAGCCTTTTTTCTTCTGGTTGATGATGGTCATGGCCGCCAATGCAACAAGTGTGATCAGATACGGCGAGAATCCAAGGAACTGGCTTGGGATGACCATCTTCAGTCCAGCAGCCTGTAGGCTGAACTGCAGACTGGTTATACCACCAAAGACCAGTGTTCCGATTACTACACGCGCTGGGTTCCATGTGGAGAAGATAACCAAGGCAATTACAATCCAGCCCTTGCCCCCGGTCATGCCTTCATTCCAGCTGGGAGTGAAACTCAAAGAGAGACAAGCTCCACCAAGACCAGCAAGCATACCTCCAATTACGGTGTATAGATACCGGATCTTGGTAACTGAGATACCCATCGATGCCGCTGTTCTTGGATTTTCACCAACAGCACGGACAACCATGCCATGCTTGGTCTTGTACATGAAGAACCAGGCAAATGGGATAAGAATGTACAGTGCATAGGTAAGCAAACTCACATCGAAGAGAGCTCCCAGGATTGGGATATCACTCAAGAATGGGATTGCAATGTTACTGAACTTGTCGGGTATGTTCATACCGGTGAGGTTGTATCCATTGGAGGCAGGTCCAAGACGTTCTCCCAGGAAGTTGGCAAGACCGGTACCGAACATGGTGATGGCAAGGCCTGCTGGAACTTGGTTGGCCCTCATCGTAATACAGAGGAATGCATGGATGAGGCTGAAGAACCCTCCCACCAGCATCGCCATCATCAGAGCTAGATACAGATTCCCGGTATTGAACGCTGTGGTGAATCCTGCAAGAGCTCCCATGAGCATGATGCCTTCCATTCCTAGGTTCAGTATCCCTGTTTTTTGGGTATAGACCTCTCCCAAGGTTGCATACGCAAGGGAGGTCCCCATGGCCAATGTTGCCGCTAGTAGTTTCGTGATGAAATCAAGCATGTTCATGCGGTAACCTCCTTACGGGTTTTGATGACGAGCAATCGGTACTCGATAAAGATATTGCCTGCCAGTAATGGAATGAGTATCAGGCCCTGGAGGACTGCACCCATTGCATTGGGTAGTTTCATGGTCATCTGCAAAGCATCACTACCTGTTTCGAGAGCAGCCATGATAACTGAGACTACAATGGATATGAATGGATTGAGACCACTCATCCAGGCAATGATGATACCGGTGAATCCATATCCTGCATCCACGCCCTTGGTCAACTGGTGTGTTACTGCTGCTGCATCGATGACACCAGCCAAACCAGCAATTGCTCCACTGAGCAACATGGCAAGGATGATATTCTTCTTTATCGAAACTCCCTGGCACTCTGCTGCCCGTTTATTCTTGCCTATCATATTCAGCTCAAAACCCCAACGTGTCTTATATAAGACAAACCAGAGAATGCCCACAAGGATCAGTGCAAAGAAAATGCCTCCATGTACTCGGCCCCATATTCTGGGAAGCCAGGCTTCCTTGGGATAAAGTACCGTTCCCATATTTCCTCTGGGAGCCTTCCATGCATTGAAATA
This sequence is a window from uncultured Sphaerochaeta sp.. Protein-coding genes within it:
- a CDS encoding zinc ribbon domain-containing protein, producing MAYCVHCGVKLSSGAKTCPLCGTEVLLPPGMEESSSEPLFAEKLPPDGTRGITKARKGLVELIVALFVVSEITVGLSLFFSGALSYAYIPLFCIAMAAISLVAVVLAKPRYVNHASWQSLIAAILLLGLDGYDLTWAWSLVAAGGIAMFWMYGVFPWTRWAKKHLKGSVALSVLTTLFYVALINVVVSGSFTWFLPVAIPTLLALLLGSSLFLFWFANRKGNRIPIADIVLGSMVVLFISSAVFDGALTRYQTGAVYLRWASSLLVSAIVILLFMVAVSLSLRLRRYFTSHNRHD
- the ybaK gene encoding Cys-tRNA(Pro) deacylase codes for the protein MKKTNAMRILEAQAIPYEVVEYTWDEEHLDAVHASEVAGLEPSQVFKTIVLEDSEKQIFVFCLPADFSVSLKKVRALTGSKDIELLKLDRLQSVTGYIRGGCSPLGMKRQFPTFIEEVAQTEPYIHVSADMRGLQLKIKPEDLVSATQGQFADFT
- a CDS encoding ABC transporter permease, which codes for MNMLDFITKLLAATLAMGTSLAYATLGEVYTQKTGILNLGMEGIMLMGALAGFTTAFNTGNLYLALMMAMLVGGFFSLIHAFLCITMRANQVPAGLAITMFGTGLANFLGERLGPASNGYNLTGMNIPDKFSNIAIPFLSDIPILGALFDVSLLTYALYILIPFAWFFMYKTKHGMVVRAVGENPRTAASMGISVTKIRYLYTVIGGMLAGLGGACLSLSFTPSWNEGMTGGKGWIVIALVIFSTWNPARVVIGTLVFGGITSLQFSLQAAGLKMVIPSQFLGFSPYLITLVALAAMTIINQKKKGSFASPSALGTSFAIDDK
- a CDS encoding ABC transporter permease, producing MKFRLEKRDYRSTRMAVLVPVVSLLVSFILGAIVLLISDANPFQAYAAMIKGAFGSQTKLQYTLVKSIPLLLCGLAVGIAFRLKFWNIGAEGQYVGGVIGITWVMQFWTFLPTALLLPVGMVVGILFGALWGGIPGVLKAQWSVDETLTTLMMNYIIIGFAEYLYFNAWKAPRGNMGTVLYPKEAWLPRIWGRVHGGIFFALILVGILWFVLYKTRWGFELNMIGKNKRAAECQGVSIKKNIILAMLLSGAIAGLAGVIDAAAVTHQLTKGVDAGYGFTGIIIAWMSGLNPFISIVVSVIMAALETGSDALQMTMKLPNAMGAVLQGLILIPLLAGNIFIEYRLLVIKTRKEVTA